The following proteins are encoded in a genomic region of Planococcus lenghuensis:
- a CDS encoding pirin family protein has protein sequence MAEQQAHEAVFQRKIKEHWYVEYEEAAFPFIQKGWILPTGRWNDFDPFILMAEDWFKRGAFADHPHRGFQTVTYVVDGRLEHIDNGGGRDILEPGDVQYMNAGWAARHAEEGVEHDVAHTLQLWLNLPKNQRKSKTSYQNVYSEEAPVVPFDGGSVKVFSGEVAGVKGPLESVVPITMSEILLDKGASYQLNLPETHNAFLYVLGGDIEFGKDQVNLKKHGVGLLSYNENGNPEKSSELHIKANSRRAKILVYSGTPIKEEIVPYGPFVMNTMEEIQEDFLDFQNGKFGPPAI, from the coding sequence ATGGCAGAGCAGCAAGCACACGAAGCAGTATTTCAACGGAAAATTAAGGAGCATTGGTATGTGGAATACGAAGAAGCGGCGTTTCCATTCATTCAGAAGGGCTGGATACTTCCAACAGGACGCTGGAACGACTTTGATCCATTTATTCTGATGGCTGAAGATTGGTTTAAACGTGGAGCGTTCGCTGATCATCCACACCGGGGATTTCAGACGGTCACTTACGTCGTCGATGGCCGACTGGAACATATTGATAATGGCGGAGGCCGAGATATCCTGGAACCGGGCGACGTGCAGTACATGAACGCCGGATGGGCAGCGCGTCATGCGGAAGAAGGCGTGGAACACGATGTTGCCCACACACTGCAGTTATGGCTGAATTTGCCTAAGAATCAGCGGAAGTCGAAAACTTCCTATCAGAACGTGTATTCCGAAGAAGCGCCGGTTGTGCCCTTTGACGGCGGATCGGTTAAAGTGTTTTCAGGTGAAGTTGCAGGTGTCAAAGGCCCGCTGGAATCTGTTGTACCCATTACGATGAGTGAGATTTTGCTGGATAAAGGGGCATCCTATCAGTTGAATCTACCTGAAACCCACAATGCTTTTCTTTACGTGCTGGGTGGCGATATCGAGTTCGGGAAAGATCAGGTTAACCTGAAAAAACACGGTGTTGGATTGCTCAGCTACAATGAAAATGGAAATCCCGAAAAAAGCAGTGAATTGCACATCAAAGCCAACAGCAGACGGGCGAAAATCCTGGTCTATTCCGGAACACCGATCAAAGAAGAAATTGTGCCATACGGACCGTTCGTTATGAATACAATGGAGGAAATCCAGGAAGACTTCCTTGATTTCCAAAATGGTAAATTCGGGCCTCCGGCAATTTAA
- a CDS encoding helix-turn-helix transcriptional regulator: MHVTSRVTTKDKLLNLLKKDAPLTVGQLAERLDVTEMAIRKHLHMLEKDAFIRSSEIRQPIGRPIQTFSLSDKAEKLFPKTYENLTVDFLEDLRAIQGEAVIDQLFENRSRRLSAEYTDLMTDKSNEEKAETLKQIQNEKGYMVDLIKVNDHQFELIEHNCPIFGVSRNFKQACRCETDMFRSVLETDSIERTSCKADGDQHCRFMISFEKDSTAVINY, translated from the coding sequence ATGCATGTGACATCTCGTGTGACCACAAAAGATAAGCTGCTGAACCTATTGAAAAAAGATGCGCCGCTTACTGTGGGGCAATTGGCGGAACGGCTGGATGTAACTGAAATGGCGATCCGCAAACACTTGCATATGCTGGAAAAAGATGCGTTCATCCGGTCATCTGAAATCCGTCAGCCGATCGGGCGGCCGATTCAGACGTTTTCGCTGTCTGACAAAGCGGAAAAGCTGTTTCCGAAGACGTACGAGAACCTGACTGTGGATTTTCTCGAAGATCTCCGGGCAATTCAAGGCGAAGCGGTCATTGATCAATTGTTTGAAAATCGGAGCAGACGCCTATCGGCTGAGTACACAGATTTAATGACAGATAAAAGCAACGAAGAAAAAGCGGAAACGTTGAAACAGATTCAGAACGAAAAAGGCTATATGGTTGATCTGATCAAGGTCAACGATCATCAGTTTGAGTTGATTGAGCATAATTGTCCGATTTTTGGTGTATCCCGCAATTTTAAACAAGCTTGCCGATGCGAGACGGATATGTTCCGTAGCGTGCTGGAAACAGACAGTATCGAACGGACAAGTTGCAAAGCGGACGGCGACCAGCATTGCCGTTTCATGATCAGTTTTGAAAAAGATTCTACTGCTGTTATCAACTACTGA
- a CDS encoding superoxide dismutase, with the protein MATYSLPALTYDFGALEPVIDRQTMEIHHDKHHQAYVNKLNAALEGQDSLQEKSLEELLSNLDAVPESIRTAVRNNGGGHLNHSLFWEILAAPSENNAPSGKLAQAIDAKFGSFENFKSAFSDAAATRFGSGWAWLIVTEDGGVDVTSTLNQDNPIQNGQTAILGIDVWEHAYYLNYQNRRPDYISNFFKVINWDAVSAKYENAHG; encoded by the coding sequence ATGGCAACTTATTCATTACCCGCACTTACATACGATTTCGGCGCACTTGAACCGGTGATTGACCGGCAGACAATGGAAATCCATCACGATAAGCATCACCAGGCATATGTCAATAAACTGAACGCCGCACTTGAAGGACAGGATAGCCTTCAGGAAAAATCGCTGGAAGAACTGCTTTCAAACTTGGATGCGGTTCCGGAATCGATCCGAACTGCAGTCCGCAATAACGGCGGCGGCCACCTGAATCATTCCCTGTTCTGGGAGATCCTCGCTGCCCCTTCCGAGAACAATGCGCCGTCCGGCAAACTGGCTCAAGCGATCGATGCGAAATTCGGCAGCTTCGAGAACTTTAAATCGGCGTTTTCAGATGCCGCCGCTACCCGCTTCGGATCCGGCTGGGCATGGCTTATCGTTACCGAAGATGGCGGTGTGGATGTGACGAGCACATTGAACCAGGATAATCCCATCCAAAACGGCCAGACGGCAATTCTCGGAATCGACGTGTGGGAACACGCATATTACTTGAATTATCAGAACCGCAGACCAGATTATATCTCCAACTTCTTTAAAGTCATTAACTGGGATGCAGTTTCAGCGAAGTACGAAAACGCCCACGGCTGA
- a CDS encoding NAD(P)/FAD-dependent oxidoreductase, whose amino-acid sequence MKEDLQVYDMTIIGGGPTGLFTAFYGGMRDASVKIIESLPQLGGQLATLYPEKYIYDIAGLPKIKAQDLVDNLKEQMSLFSPAVTLGQSVKEVEKLEDGTFRLVTDQEIHYSKTIIITAGVGAFQPRRLELEGAAAFEGANLHYFVDDMKAFADKKVTVLGGGDSAVDWSLMLEPIAEKVTLIHRRDKFRAHESSIHQLKESSVDILTPYTAADFRDGNGRITELVLQDTATKEPKAVELDELIVNYGFVSNLGPIKDWGIELQKNSIIVNSKMETNIPGIYAAGDIATYDGKIKLIATGFGEGPTAVNNAKTYIDPKARVQPLHSTSIFQ is encoded by the coding sequence ATGAAAGAAGATTTGCAAGTATATGATATGACGATTATCGGCGGCGGTCCAACGGGATTGTTCACTGCGTTTTACGGCGGGATGCGTGACGCGAGCGTTAAAATTATTGAGAGCCTGCCGCAGCTCGGCGGTCAGCTGGCGACACTCTATCCTGAAAAATACATTTACGATATCGCCGGACTGCCGAAGATCAAAGCGCAGGATCTGGTCGATAACCTGAAAGAACAGATGAGCCTGTTCTCTCCCGCTGTCACCCTTGGTCAATCGGTAAAAGAAGTAGAAAAACTGGAAGATGGTACTTTCCGGCTTGTAACGGATCAGGAAATTCATTATTCCAAAACTATCATCATTACAGCAGGTGTCGGTGCTTTCCAGCCGCGCCGCCTTGAACTTGAAGGTGCAGCTGCCTTTGAAGGAGCGAACTTGCATTATTTTGTCGATGATATGAAAGCGTTCGCCGATAAAAAAGTGACCGTACTCGGCGGCGGAGATTCAGCGGTCGACTGGTCATTAATGCTTGAGCCGATCGCTGAAAAAGTGACGCTCATCCATCGGCGTGATAAATTCCGGGCCCATGAAAGCAGCATTCATCAGCTGAAGGAATCCAGCGTGGACATTTTAACTCCGTATACTGCAGCCGATTTCAGGGACGGCAACGGCCGCATCACGGAACTTGTCTTGCAGGACACGGCAACAAAAGAACCAAAAGCCGTCGAACTGGATGAACTGATCGTCAATTATGGTTTTGTTTCAAATCTTGGTCCGATCAAAGACTGGGGGATCGAGCTTCAGAAAAATTCAATCATCGTCAACAGCAAAATGGAAACGAATATTCCGGGCATTTACGCAGCCGGTGACATTGCGACTTATGACGGCAAGATCAAATTGATTGCCACCGGTTTCGGCGAAGGTCCGACCGCTGTCAACAACGCAAAAACCTATATCGATCCAAAAGCGCGCGTCCAGCCGCTTCACAGCACATCGATTTTCCAGTAA
- a CDS encoding flavin reductase family protein gives MDTNTALFKEVMGNYPTGVTVVTTMDAQGNPLGMTVNSFASVSLDPLLILWSIDKRVNGYEAFINAEKFAVHVLADSQADVCTLFASKGADRFSGSDWTVSDLGLPILAEASGVLQCRTFKTVDAGDHTVLIGEVLDIRSEQRDPLLYHRRTFGKIPETFYTK, from the coding sequence ATGGATACGAATACGGCTCTTTTTAAAGAAGTTATGGGAAATTATCCGACCGGTGTAACGGTTGTGACAACTATGGACGCACAAGGCAATCCACTTGGTATGACCGTCAATTCTTTTGCATCAGTTTCCCTGGATCCCCTCCTCATCCTCTGGTCCATCGATAAGCGCGTGAACGGCTATGAAGCTTTTATCAATGCAGAGAAATTTGCGGTTCACGTGCTCGCTGACAGCCAGGCAGATGTCTGTACGTTATTCGCCAGCAAAGGCGCCGACCGGTTCAGCGGCTCAGATTGGACGGTTTCCGATCTTGGCCTGCCTATTCTTGCTGAAGCATCCGGCGTCCTGCAATGCCGCACGTTCAAGACGGTGGACGCCGGTGATCATACAGTTTTGATCGGTGAAGTACTCGACATCCGGAGTGAACAAAGAGACCCGCTCCTCTATCACCGGCGGACGTTCGGAAAAATCCCGGAAACATTCTACACGAAGTGA
- a CDS encoding LysM peptidoglycan-binding domain-containing protein produces the protein MQPGDTLSQIAEGYGVTTDDLYEYKPGVDEYILMPGNGIVYGPGDDGVFDDSDDFEEDDETAGRTCCFFVLPLNRMAKKRLLT, from the coding sequence GTGCAGCCAGGCGACACGCTTTCCCAGATTGCTGAGGGTTATGGCGTGACGACGGATGATTTGTATGAATACAAACCGGGTGTCGACGAGTACATACTCATGCCGGGTAATGGAATCGTGTATGGTCCCGGTGATGACGGCGTTTTTGATGACAGTGATGACTTTGAAGAAGACGACGAGACGGCGGGGAGAACCTGCTGCTTTTTTGTATTGCCGCTTAACAGAATGGCAAAAAAAAGACTGCTGACTTGA
- a CDS encoding S9 family peptidase, translated as MIEFPKARVEQFFRTYVITDFTISKDESRLVFSSNLNGKMNLWGMDLPDTFPYLFAQQDESCSFIKFDPDNRFVLAGFDRDGDENYHIYAIPSEGGLPQPLITGDTADKFFFAHLSEDGNRLYYMTSEGNPSFLNTRMRNLEDGTDTLLNEGETSPTNLTAVSQNEKAFVYERSFANTYRTGFVKTEDEMHSLTPDTEKVHVVDDPVFTDNRVVYFVTDYEEEYSYLASFDLETKQFSRVYSISGESISSLNWDKERGVFYIVTEKGVTDGLYRFNPANGMHEQLAPPVDIIEKIQVTKSGDLYVLGRSATIPHNIFLGKAGSEWVQLTNNRALGLNSEDMVEPDVVTYKSFDGTEIEALLFKANPEYDNGHTIFWPHGGPQAAERKQFRSMFQCFLNRGYTIFAPNFRGSTGYGSSFAKLVEQDWGEGPRLDCVAGIEWLFDNGITDRQKLFLVGGSYGGYMALLLHGRHPELFKAVVDIFGPSDLFTFANSVPPHWKPLMDRWLGDPERDKERFITDSPVTYLDGMTRPMLVIQGAKDPRVVKEESDQIVAKLRGAGRDVEYLLLEDEGHGFSKKDNEIKVYSAMLDFLAKHQA; from the coding sequence ATGATCGAATTTCCGAAAGCCCGTGTTGAACAGTTTTTTCGTACATATGTCATTACCGATTTTACTATCAGTAAAGATGAAAGCCGATTGGTGTTCAGTTCAAATCTTAATGGCAAGATGAATCTATGGGGGATGGATCTGCCTGATACCTTTCCTTATTTATTCGCCCAGCAGGACGAGTCATGCAGTTTCATCAAATTCGACCCGGACAACCGGTTCGTGCTGGCCGGTTTTGACCGCGACGGTGACGAGAACTACCATATTTACGCCATTCCGAGCGAAGGCGGACTGCCGCAGCCGCTGATCACTGGAGACACTGCCGATAAGTTCTTTTTTGCCCATTTAAGCGAAGACGGCAACCGCCTGTATTACATGACTTCTGAAGGGAATCCGTCTTTCCTGAATACACGCATGCGAAACCTCGAGGACGGAACCGATACGTTGCTGAATGAGGGGGAAACCTCACCGACGAATCTCACAGCTGTGTCTCAGAATGAAAAAGCGTTCGTCTATGAGCGATCCTTCGCCAATACATACCGGACGGGCTTCGTAAAAACGGAGGATGAGATGCACAGCCTGACACCGGATACGGAAAAGGTGCATGTCGTGGATGATCCGGTCTTCACAGATAACCGCGTCGTTTACTTTGTAACCGATTATGAGGAGGAATATAGCTATCTGGCCAGCTTTGACCTGGAGACGAAGCAATTCAGCCGTGTATACTCAATCAGCGGTGAAAGCATTTCCTCGCTTAATTGGGACAAGGAACGTGGCGTCTTTTATATCGTGACAGAAAAAGGAGTAACTGATGGACTATACCGCTTCAATCCGGCAAACGGCATGCATGAACAGTTAGCACCGCCTGTAGACATCATCGAAAAAATTCAAGTGACAAAATCCGGTGATCTGTATGTACTGGGACGGAGCGCGACCATTCCGCATAACATTTTCCTTGGAAAAGCCGGATCCGAGTGGGTGCAATTGACGAATAACCGGGCGCTCGGCTTGAACAGTGAGGACATGGTGGAACCGGATGTCGTGACATATAAGTCATTTGATGGCACCGAGATCGAAGCCTTGTTATTCAAAGCGAACCCTGAATATGATAACGGCCATACGATTTTTTGGCCGCACGGCGGACCGCAGGCGGCGGAACGCAAACAGTTCCGGTCGATGTTCCAATGCTTCTTGAACCGCGGCTATACCATTTTCGCGCCAAACTTCCGTGGCAGCACCGGTTACGGCTCATCATTCGCCAAGCTTGTCGAACAGGACTGGGGCGAAGGGCCGCGCCTAGACTGCGTGGCCGGCATCGAGTGGCTGTTCGATAACGGCATCACGGACCGCCAAAAGCTCTTCCTCGTCGGGGGCAGCTACGGCGGCTATATGGCCCTGCTTCTGCATGGCCGGCATCCGGAGCTGTTCAAGGCCGTTGTCGATATCTTCGGACCATCGGATCTGTTCACGTTCGCCAACTCGGTGCCACCGCACTGGAAGCCGCTCATGGACCGCTGGCTCGGTGATCCGGAGCGTGACAAGGAGCGATTCATCACGGATTCCCCGGTCACATACCTGGACGGCATGACGCGTCCGATGCTCGTGATCCAAGGCGCGAAGGACCCGCGTGTCGTAAAAGAAGAGTCGGATCAGATTGTAGCAAAACTGAGAGGCGCCGGACGCGACGTGGAGTACTTGCTGCTTGAAGACGAAGGGCATGGATTCTCCAAGAAAGACAACGAAATCAAAGTGTACAGCGCCATGCTGGACTTTCTGGCAAAGCATCAGGCATAG
- a CDS encoding processed acidic surface protein, giving the protein MSKRTNKILPTALATTLAFGAAPFAVNAEIDLDSLNETTPATADWTEDDWNTYLGENFGTDLSEYESNDELLGELGAPVDINAWISDQSDANVLEAMERYGVTGDELAAILEENDSLEDIHFVGDLENVLEDEGYTDATADEEVVEEEAVVDEETAIDDEVADAEVYDDDVVESEGEDEIVDDEEAAAAGEETGFDYGEVDQAQLEEVYLTPLGMTAEEFDGYLMDNYGMGIADFESFDVLETTVGPFIDVNELITDVEDGTVDDAGVVGLMDEYGLDAAETEEFLTGIEDPDAINFYADLEAELIAAGYSDSTGEDDETGTDEDVVDEEETATDEEETTKDGEVIETGLDMTLVEETYLTPYGWAEDDFNTYLMDNYDMELTDFNDFAELEATVGPLLDDETLSATLYEYDLTEDDYNTFLEDNGFTEDDFVFVADLEWALEDAGYTVVNEVDGEEMPDTATNAVQNALIGTGIALLGAAAFFMSRRREGQQ; this is encoded by the coding sequence ATGAGTAAGCGAACAAACAAAATTCTACCGACAGCTTTAGCGACGACGCTGGCATTTGGAGCAGCTCCATTTGCTGTAAATGCTGAAATTGATTTGGATTCACTGAACGAGACGACACCGGCGACAGCCGACTGGACCGAAGATGACTGGAACACTTACCTGGGAGAGAATTTCGGAACGGACCTCAGTGAATATGAATCGAACGACGAATTGCTCGGTGAGTTGGGTGCACCGGTTGATATCAACGCATGGATTTCCGACCAGTCCGACGCCAATGTTCTGGAAGCGATGGAACGCTATGGCGTAACCGGCGATGAACTGGCTGCGATCCTTGAGGAAAACGACAGCCTGGAAGATATCCATTTCGTCGGTGACCTGGAAAATGTCCTGGAAGATGAAGGCTACACCGATGCAACAGCGGATGAAGAAGTTGTGGAAGAGGAAGCCGTAGTAGATGAAGAAACGGCTATCGACGATGAAGTCGCCGACGCGGAAGTGTACGATGACGATGTGGTCGAAAGCGAAGGCGAAGATGAAATCGTCGACGATGAAGAAGCCGCCGCTGCTGGCGAAGAAACCGGATTCGATTACGGGGAAGTCGACCAGGCGCAGCTTGAAGAGGTTTACCTGACGCCGCTCGGCATGACCGCTGAGGAGTTCGACGGCTACCTGATGGACAATTACGGCATGGGCATTGCGGACTTTGAAAGCTTTGACGTGCTCGAGACGACCGTCGGCCCGTTCATCGATGTCAATGAACTGATCACCGATGTGGAAGACGGCACGGTTGACGATGCAGGCGTAGTCGGCCTGATGGACGAATACGGACTGGATGCCGCGGAGACGGAAGAATTCCTGACCGGCATTGAAGATCCGGACGCCATCAACTTCTATGCGGACCTGGAAGCTGAGCTCATTGCCGCCGGTTACAGTGACAGCACAGGCGAAGACGATGAAACCGGTACGGATGAAGACGTCGTGGATGAAGAAGAAACCGCCACAGACGAAGAAGAAACAACCAAAGATGGTGAAGTGATCGAAACAGGTCTCGACATGACACTCGTGGAAGAGACGTACCTGACACCGTACGGCTGGGCCGAAGATGACTTCAATACGTACCTGATGGACAATTACGACATGGAACTGACGGACTTCAATGACTTTGCGGAACTGGAAGCCACCGTTGGCCCATTGCTCGATGATGAGACCCTGTCAGCGACACTGTATGAATATGACCTGACAGAAGACGATTACAACACCTTCCTCGAAGACAACGGATTCACAGAAGATGACTTCGTATTCGTTGCCGACCTGGAATGGGCACTTGAAGATGCAGGCTATACTGTTGTGAATGAAGTGGACGGCGAAGAAATGCCGGACACTGCGACAAATGCCGTTCAGAACGCCCTGATCGGTACCGGGATTGCCCTTCTGGGTGCTGCCGCGTTCTTCATGTCCAGAAGACGTGAAGGTCAACAATAA
- a CDS encoding MOSC domain-containing protein → MRVGTVKEIMRHPVKSFAGEKIGSTRIMEYGLYGDRSHAFIDHNNREKYLTITQFQEMVRYQARFSGEESMDGYPEVEVETPEGRILNWTDDTLRLELERKSGRSLSPVQFTPAAVPIGAIERAPIHIVSTASIAEMERLWGEDSLDWRRFRPNLLLAFDDKTPFLEETWYGQELRIGQEAVIRLEQPCDRCMIITVDPENGNRAPSLLKTVVKERRKHFGIYASVIKTGDIQAGDPILLKEW, encoded by the coding sequence ATGCGAGTCGGTACAGTCAAAGAAATCATGCGCCATCCGGTAAAATCGTTTGCGGGAGAAAAAATTGGAAGTACCCGGATAATGGAATACGGTCTTTATGGCGACCGGAGTCATGCATTTATCGATCACAATAATAGAGAAAAGTATTTGACCATCACCCAGTTTCAGGAGATGGTCCGGTATCAAGCCCGGTTTTCAGGAGAAGAATCCATGGACGGGTATCCGGAAGTGGAAGTGGAAACACCTGAAGGAAGGATACTGAACTGGACAGACGATACATTGCGTCTGGAACTGGAGCGCAAATCCGGCCGAAGCTTGTCTCCGGTTCAATTTACACCGGCGGCGGTGCCGATTGGTGCGATTGAACGGGCGCCTATCCACATCGTGTCGACGGCTTCCATTGCAGAAATGGAGCGCCTATGGGGAGAAGACAGCCTCGACTGGCGAAGGTTCCGGCCAAACCTGTTATTGGCTTTTGATGATAAGACACCATTTCTGGAAGAAACGTGGTATGGACAGGAATTGAGAATCGGGCAGGAAGCAGTCATCCGGCTTGAGCAGCCATGCGACCGCTGCATGATCATTACAGTTGATCCGGAAAACGGAAACAGAGCGCCATCACTCCTGAAAACCGTCGTGAAAGAACGCCGAAAACATTTCGGCATATATGCTTCTGTCATTAAAACCGGTGATATTCAAGCAGGCGATCCAATTCTTTTGAAGGAATGGTAA
- a CDS encoding general stress protein has translation MPKTLIGGVYENEEKALNAIQSLKELGFDTREISVFAKDKDTVDDIEDRTDVNTETDDDGRGKNAGKGFGIGAGTGGVLGGVAGLIAEIGLLTIPGVGVLAAAGPLATTLSGAAIGATGGGIVGALTGAGIPEKDAKQYEEYLKNGNILIIAEVDEEQRERIHDAFKTAEPVTTDVFVIK, from the coding sequence ATGCCAAAGACATTAATCGGCGGAGTTTACGAAAACGAAGAGAAAGCGCTGAATGCTATTCAGTCGCTGAAAGAACTGGGCTTTGATACCCGGGAAATCTCTGTGTTTGCGAAAGACAAAGACACAGTGGATGATATTGAAGACCGCACAGACGTAAATACGGAAACTGACGACGACGGCCGCGGCAAAAATGCCGGAAAAGGCTTCGGAATCGGTGCCGGAACAGGCGGTGTGCTTGGCGGTGTTGCAGGTCTGATCGCAGAAATTGGCCTTCTGACGATTCCTGGTGTCGGCGTACTCGCAGCAGCAGGTCCGCTGGCAACAACACTCAGCGGTGCAGCAATCGGCGCTACGGGTGGCGGTATTGTCGGTGCACTGACCGGTGCAGGCATCCCTGAAAAAGACGCAAAGCAGTATGAGGAATACCTGAAAAATGGTAATATCCTGATCATTGCTGAAGTGGATGAAGAACAGCGCGAACGTATCCATGATGCGTTCAAGACTGCTGAACCAGTCACTACAGATGTATTCGTCATTAAATAA
- a CDS encoding phosphatase PAP2 family protein, which yields MDQDAKKPVFPVLLLIIGLAVAALLIYLFAELAGELMEQELSGFDDMIIGWFEAWNSPTLDAIMIFITELGSVWFLTVASIVVVGLMWFKLKDKWGIVYFIIAIAGAGGLTWFLKQVYQRERPSINPDIDAIGFSFPSGHSMGSLVFYGFVAFLIIRNVENAALKWLSAALAVILAILIGASRVYLAAHFPSDVLAGQLAGGVWLLLCILALQWTNYRHNRRKYYELRE from the coding sequence ATGGATCAAGACGCGAAAAAACCGGTATTCCCCGTGCTGCTGCTGATTATCGGTCTGGCAGTAGCCGCTCTGCTGATTTATTTATTCGCAGAGCTGGCAGGGGAGCTGATGGAACAGGAACTCAGCGGATTTGATGATATGATTATCGGCTGGTTCGAAGCTTGGAACAGCCCGACACTCGATGCCATCATGATTTTTATCACGGAACTTGGATCGGTCTGGTTTCTGACTGTGGCATCCATTGTGGTAGTCGGGCTGATGTGGTTTAAGCTGAAAGACAAATGGGGCATCGTTTATTTTATCATTGCGATTGCCGGTGCCGGGGGGCTGACATGGTTTCTCAAGCAGGTATATCAGCGGGAGCGGCCATCTATCAACCCTGACATTGATGCCATCGGATTCAGTTTTCCAAGTGGCCATTCCATGGGGTCACTTGTCTTTTACGGATTTGTGGCGTTCCTGATTATCCGGAATGTAGAAAATGCGGCCCTTAAATGGCTATCAGCGGCACTTGCCGTTATTTTGGCCATCCTCATCGGTGCAAGCCGGGTCTATCTCGCAGCCCACTTTCCAAGTGATGTGCTCGCAGGTCAATTGGCTGGCGGTGTCTGGCTTCTGCTTTGCATCCTGGCATTGCAATGGACGAATTACCGGCATAACCGGCGGAAGTATTACGAGCTGCGTGAATAA